One window of the Gavia stellata isolate bGavSte3 chromosome 9, bGavSte3.hap2, whole genome shotgun sequence genome contains the following:
- the LOC132317512 gene encoding maestro heat-like repeat-containing protein family member 2B, translated as MVHVLKGWLTSANEWERERALQVCAHVLGACKERFELMRGRPCKRFGSLVGLLATLTSDCLATSRQRAWVCLGYLLQMQARTMEVVPQADEIRCLGEELNSPDTVQTCAKIAKAVCKCIPPAQATDFLTAVLPSLLHVTPTCVKPLWKWVFIFLVECRKEIVQEVPKILKTLCTYMRQSTHRPFLLWAVFLLAHFHQEPVISSLLRKGLPMDSDTVELWRSLGRSTIGIQVLRCLVEKLNRARNNCLGTNSSACEWHNHETALETLMITRAISEVVLALRSTEELRQLLPHLLPSLLRWASETLGEERLLSPLGEGGRQLFLKGQVLEEKPCRVFLMALELVLGKCMAEKWMRLLMNRAAWALLEDPLTHSDGVRLLTSVLVHAGLLSPCLKQTLFPWLDSCSVKLRVTATAFFAELSWDCSTTRTRE; from the exons aTGGTCCAT gtcctgaagggctggctcacctcagccaacgaatgggagcgggagagagccctgcaggtttgtgcccatgtgctgggagcttgcaaggagcGATTCGAGCTCATG agaggacgTCCTTGCAAGCGGTTCGGCTCCCTGGTGGGATTGCTGGCAACTCTGACCAGCGACTGCCTGGCCACGTCCCGCCAGAGGGCATGGGTCTGCCTTGGCTACCTTCTCCAAATGCAAG CTaggaccatggaggtggtgcctcaggcagatgagatcaggtgccttggtgaggagctgaacagcccagacaccGTGCAGACCTGcgccaaaatagcaaag gctgtttgcaagtgCATCCCTCCAGCGCAGGCTACGGACTTTCTGACTGCGGTCCTGCCCAGCTTGCTGCACGTCACACCCACGTGTGTGAAGCCACTATGGAAGTGGGTGTTcatcttcctggtggaatgcaggaaggaaatagtccaggag gtgccaaaaatcctgaagaccctttgcacctacatgcggcagagcacccacaggcccttcctGCTCTGGGCCGTGTTTCTCCTCGCCCACTTTCACCAGGAGCCCGTCATCAGCAGTCTCCTCCGGAAAGGTCTGCCCATGGACAG TGACACggtggagctgtggaggagcctggggagaagcaccATTGGGATTCAGGTCCTGAGGTGCTTAGTGGAGAAACTAAACAGAGCACGAAACAACTGCCTGGGGACCAACTCCTCCGCCTGTGAGTGGCACAACCATGAGACTGCTCTGGAGACTTTGATG ATCACCCGTGCCATCTCCGAAGTGGTGCTTGCCCTGAGGAGCACAGaggagctcaggcagctgcttccccacctccttcccagcctcctgaggTGGGCCAGCGAAACCCTGGGCGAGGAGCGGCTGCTTTCCCCCCTGGGAGAAGGCGGAAGACAACTGTTCCTCAAGGGCCAGGTGCTTGAGGAGAAGCCGTGCAG gGTTTTCCTTATGGCTTTAGAGTTGGTGCTAGGCAAATGCATGGCAGAGAAGTGGATGCGGCTGCTCATGAATCGGGCAGCGTGGGCTCTCCTTGAAGACCCCCTGACCCATTCTGATGGGGTGCGTCTCCTGACCAG CGTCCTGGTCCATGCTGGGCTTCTATCACCCTGTCTGAAGCAGACCCTCTTCCCATGGCTGGATTCCTGCTCAGTTAAGCTGCGGGTGACAGCTACAGCCTTCTTTGCTGAG CTCTCTTGGGACTGCAGCACAACAAGGACCCGCGAGTGA